A stretch of DNA from Candidatus Zixiibacteriota bacterium:
GATCGTGGAAGCTCGCAACGGAGGAAAGCCCGAAGGTATTCTCGGCAACTACCTGCAGACCGATGGCAGGTATGCGAAGGATTTGTGGATTCCAATGGGCGGCAGCGTGAATCCGATCAGAGAAAACAACGCCTCTGAAGATCGGATGTATATCGAGATGAACGGTAATGAGGTGTTTAAGATAGCAGTTCGCGCAATGTGCGCGGCAGCGAAAGAAGCGTGCGCACGATCGAATGTCGCTGTTGAAGATGTCGACCTGTTCATTCCTCATCAGGCCAACATCAGAATTATCAACGCGATGATCAAACGACTCGGTGTCCCTGAAGAGAGGATTTTTGTAAACATCGAAAAATACGGCAATACATCCTCCGCCTCGGTTCCTCTCGCTCTCGATGAAGCATATTCGACAGGCAGAATCAAGCCGGGGGACAAAGTCCTGATGGTTGCATTTGGCGGCGGCCTCACCTGGGGGGCGTCGCTGGTCGGTTTCTAACTGACGAGGCGGACACTTGCTCGATGGATCGCGCTAATTTTGGTATTGACAAAGGATTGATCACATGCTAGATAAGCCGCGAAAACTGCGTATGGACAAGACGGCATTTGTTTTTCCAGGGCAGGCGTCGCAATATGTCGGCATGGCCAGAGACCTTCACGATGCCTCTTTAGATGTAAGAAGTCTTTTTGAATCGGCATCCAGGATCCTGGATTTTGATCTGGCAGAAGCATGCTTCGATGGGCCGCTCGAAAAACTGACTCGAACAGAACATACTCAACCTGCGGTGTTGGTTCATTCGCTGGCTATTCTGACTATGATCGGTGATTCGTTGCCGGTTCCGGCATTCTGCGCAGGGCATTCTCTTGGCGAATATTCCGCACATGCGTGTGCTGGTACTCTTTCATTCGAGGATGCTATCGCTGCGGTCAGAGACAGGAGTCGACTCATGAAGAGCGCCTGCGATTCGACTGACGGAACAATGGCTGCTGCCATCGGCGGCGATGATAATTCTGTCTCCAGAATGGTTAAGGACGCATCGAAACACGGGATACTGCAACCTGCGAATTACAATTCGCCGGGACAAATTGCCATGTCGGGCGATGCTGCGGGCATCCAGTTTGCACACGAGCATCATAAAGAATATGGTTTCAAGCGAATGTTACCGTTGAAGGTCGGCGGTGCCTTTCATTCGCCCCTTATGCAGTTTGCGGCGGACAGGATGGACGGTGCTCTCGCGGGGCTGGAATTCTCGACTCCCGAGTGTCCCGTAGTCGCAAATGTCACTGCCGAGCCGGTTGACTCACCTGAGAGCGGACGCGAGTTGCTTGTGAAGCAGATCACTGCACCAGTGAAGTGGATGCAGTCGGTGCAAAAAATGTGTGACCTCGGGGTGACAAGATTCGTCGAGATCGGTCCGGGAAAGGTGCTTACCGGATTGATAAAGAAGATTGCGCCAGATGTTGAAACAGCTAATATAGATACGCTCGAAGATGTGGAACTTCTTCTGCAGGAGTCGGAAGTAGCATGATGCTAAAAGACAAAGTCTGTCTGGTGACAGGATCGGCGAGGGGAATCGGCTACTCGATTGCAGAAGAGTTCGTCAGAAATGGTGCCAAGGTAGTGTTGTCCGATGTACTCGAAGATGCGCTTTCGGAATCGGTCAAGACTCTTTCTGCATCCGGCGGCGAGGTCATCGGTATTGCCGGTGATGTTACCGATTCTGTGCAGGTTACGAACCTGGTTGCTCAGACTGTCGAGAAGCTCGGAGGAATCGATGTGCTGGTGAACAACGCCGGTGTGACTCGTGACACGCTTCTTGTGCGGATGACCGAATCGGACTGGGATCTGGTGTTGAGAGTGAATCTCAAAGGTGCATTTCTGATGACACAAGCGGCTGCCAAGATCATGATGAAGAAGAGAAGCGGAAAGATTGTTAACATATCATCGGTTGTCGGACTGATGGGTAATGCCGGACAGGCGAATTATGCCGCTTCAAAGGCGGGCCTCATCGGCCTGACCAAGTCCGCAGCCAAAGAACTTGCCGGACGCGGCATTTGCGTCAATGCCATCGCTCCGGGGTATATAGAAACAGATATGACTGCCGGACTCTCGGATGCCGCTAAGGCGGCGTTCCTGGAGAATGTTCCACTTAAGAGAGCTGGGAGTCCTTCAGATATTGCACAATCTGTGCTGTTCTTGGCATCGTCTGCAAGTGATTATATCACCGGGCAGGTGCTTGGCATTAACGGCGGACTATACATGTAGCTGGAAGAGAGAAGCAACAAGAACCATACAGGAGGTAACGGGATGTCGGTTGAGGCAAAAGTAAAAGAGATCATTGTTGAACAGCTTGGAGTTGACCCCGAGCAGGTAACGCTGGAAGCTTCTTTTGTCGATGATCTCGGTGCAGATTCCCTTGATACAGTCGAGCTGGTCATGGCTCTCGAGGAAGAGTTCGGGATTGAGATCCCGGATGATGAGGCCGAGAAGATCGGAACGGTCGGATCTGCGATTGACTACATCGACCAGCATTCAGGAGAGTAGGCCGGGATGGCTGGTCGTCGCTGTGTTGTAACCGGGCTTGGCGTAATTGCCCCGAATGGTCTCGACGCCGAGACTTTCTGGAGCAATTGTCTTTCCGCCAAGAGCGGAATTTCGAGAATCAGTTATTTCGACGTCGATGATTATGCGTCTCAGATTGCTGGTGAGGTGTCTGATTTCAAGCCTGAGGATCATTTTGACAAGAAGGAGATCCGCCGCTCAGATCCGGTGCAACTACTCGCTCTTTACGCTGCCGAGATGGCACTGAAAGACTCCGCCATTGATCTCGATTCGGTCGATCATGATAGATGTGGTTGCATAATCGGTTCCGGAATTGGGGGCATTCGTACGTTCGAGGCGCAGTACTCTCTGCTTGAGCAAAAAGGGCATTCTAAAGTGTCGCCGTTCTTCATTCCTATGATGATATCGGACATGTGCGCGGGGGCGGTGGCGCTGAAGTATAATCTCAGGGGACCGAACTATGCGACGGTCTCTGCCTGCTCATCATCTGCGCATGCGATCGCCAATTCGTTCAGAAGCATTGTGTATGGCGAAGCGGATGTCTTCGTTGCCGGTGGAGCTGAGAGTGCAATAACCCCGCTCGCGCTCGCAGGATTCTGTTCTGCGCGCGCTCTTTCGACCCGGAATGATGAACCGGAGAGAGCATCAAGGCCATTCGATTCAGGTCGCGATGGTTTCGTGATCGGAGAAGGGGCTGCGGCGCTGATTCTTGAAGAGTACGAGCATGCCAGGAAACGCGGCGCGCGGATATATGCCGAAATCGCTGGAGCAGGTCAGTCGTGTGATGCGTATCATATCACTGCGCCGTCTCCCAACGGTGAGGGAGCCGCGAGGGCGATGATTGCGGCGATAAAAGACGGCAACATCGAGGCGGACCAGGTAAGCTACATTAACACCCACGGTACATCCACCGGTCTTGGGGATGTCGCTGAGGTGACCGCTATCAAGAGCGTGTTCGGGGATCATGCGAAAAAGATTCCGATCAATTCCACGAAATCGATGATCGGACATCTCCTCGGTGCGGCAGGTGCAGTCGAGACCAGCGTTTGCGTGCT
This window harbors:
- the fabD gene encoding ACP S-malonyltransferase produces the protein MLDKPRKLRMDKTAFVFPGQASQYVGMARDLHDASLDVRSLFESASRILDFDLAEACFDGPLEKLTRTEHTQPAVLVHSLAILTMIGDSLPVPAFCAGHSLGEYSAHACAGTLSFEDAIAAVRDRSRLMKSACDSTDGTMAAAIGGDDNSVSRMVKDASKHGILQPANYNSPGQIAMSGDAAGIQFAHEHHKEYGFKRMLPLKVGGAFHSPLMQFAADRMDGALAGLEFSTPECPVVANVTAEPVDSPESGRELLVKQITAPVKWMQSVQKMCDLGVTRFVEIGPGKVLTGLIKKIAPDVETANIDTLEDVELLLQESEVA
- the fabG gene encoding 3-oxoacyl-[acyl-carrier-protein] reductase, which encodes MMLKDKVCLVTGSARGIGYSIAEEFVRNGAKVVLSDVLEDALSESVKTLSASGGEVIGIAGDVTDSVQVTNLVAQTVEKLGGIDVLVNNAGVTRDTLLVRMTESDWDLVLRVNLKGAFLMTQAAAKIMMKKRSGKIVNISSVVGLMGNAGQANYAASKAGLIGLTKSAAKELAGRGICVNAIAPGYIETDMTAGLSDAAKAAFLENVPLKRAGSPSDIAQSVLFLASSASDYITGQVLGINGGLYM
- the acpP gene encoding acyl carrier protein: MSVEAKVKEIIVEQLGVDPEQVTLEASFVDDLGADSLDTVELVMALEEEFGIEIPDDEAEKIGTVGSAIDYIDQHSGE
- the fabF gene encoding beta-ketoacyl-ACP synthase II; translated protein: MAGRRCVVTGLGVIAPNGLDAETFWSNCLSAKSGISRISYFDVDDYASQIAGEVSDFKPEDHFDKKEIRRSDPVQLLALYAAEMALKDSAIDLDSVDHDRCGCIIGSGIGGIRTFEAQYSLLEQKGHSKVSPFFIPMMISDMCAGAVALKYNLRGPNYATVSACSSSAHAIANSFRSIVYGEADVFVAGGAESAITPLALAGFCSARALSTRNDEPERASRPFDSGRDGFVIGEGAAALILEEYEHARKRGARIYAEIAGAGQSCDAYHITAPSPNGEGAARAMIAAIKDGNIEADQVSYINTHGTSTGLGDVAEVTAIKSVFGDHAKKIPINSTKSMIGHLLGAAGAVETSVCVLSIRDGVVHQTINLDDPDPECDLDFVSEGKRSVNVEYALTNSFGFGGHNVSLLLKSLEDGKA